The Streptomyces sp. P9-A4 genome contains a region encoding:
- a CDS encoding Gfo/Idh/MocA family protein produces the protein MRIGLIGTGRIGSFHAGVLARHPEVESLVVADADAGRAAGVAGALGAEAAPDVTALFGHALDAVVIASATAAHAELIARAAGAGLPAFCEKPIALDVPGTRAALAAVAEAGTELQLGFMRRFDAGYRAAREAVRSGRLGRLHTVRAATSDAEPPPAAYLPLSGGLFRDCLVHDFDIVRWVTGREVVEVYATGSDAGPAMFRAAGDVSTAAALLTLDDGTLVTATATRCNGAGYDVRMELAGDRDQVVVGLDDRTPLTSLEPQGPTAPGKPWPGFLERFGPAYEAELDAFVRLVRGEAANPCDGREALAALRVAEACETSRRERRPVRVDDAPGSG, from the coding sequence ATGCGCATCGGACTCATCGGTACGGGACGGATCGGGAGCTTCCACGCGGGGGTGCTGGCCCGGCACCCGGAGGTCGAGTCGCTGGTCGTGGCGGACGCGGACGCCGGCCGGGCGGCCGGGGTCGCGGGCGCGCTGGGCGCGGAGGCGGCGCCGGATGTGACGGCCCTGTTCGGGCACGCCCTCGACGCCGTGGTGATCGCCTCGGCGACGGCCGCGCACGCGGAGCTGATCGCCCGCGCGGCGGGCGCGGGCCTGCCGGCCTTCTGCGAGAAGCCGATCGCCCTGGACGTGCCGGGGACGCGGGCGGCGCTCGCGGCGGTGGCCGAGGCGGGTACGGAACTCCAGCTCGGGTTCATGCGGCGCTTCGACGCGGGGTACCGGGCGGCGCGGGAGGCGGTGCGCTCGGGGCGGCTCGGCCGGCTGCACACCGTACGGGCTGCCACCTCCGACGCGGAGCCGCCGCCGGCCGCGTACCTGCCGCTCTCCGGCGGTCTCTTCCGGGACTGTCTGGTGCACGACTTCGACATCGTCCGCTGGGTGACCGGCCGGGAGGTCGTGGAGGTGTACGCGACGGGCTCGGACGCGGGCCCGGCGATGTTCCGGGCGGCCGGCGACGTGTCCACGGCGGCGGCGCTCCTCACCCTGGACGACGGCACGCTGGTCACGGCGACGGCGACCCGCTGCAACGGCGCCGGGTACGACGTCCGCATGGAGCTGGCGGGCGACCGGGACCAGGTCGTGGTGGGCCTGGACGACCGGACCCCGCTCACCTCGCTGGAGCCGCAGGGGCCGACCGCGCCGGGGAAGCCCTGGCCGGGGTTCCTGGAGCGGTTCGGTCCCGCGTACGAGGCGGAGCTCGACGCCTTCGTCCGGCTGGTGCGCGGGGAGGCGGCCAACCCGTGCGACGGCCGGGAGGCCCTGGCGGCCCTCCGCGTCGCGGAGGCCTGCGAGACCTCGCGCAGGGAGCGGCGCCCGGTACGGGTGGACGACGCTCCAGGGTCCGGCTAG
- a CDS encoding MarR family winged helix-turn-helix transcriptional regulator: MSATTPATPTKLQLMELLAAIGTAQWRDFASAAAHHGLTSTQAKVLAQLNGPLPMRALATLLVCDASNVTGIIDRLEARDLVRREPDPADRRVKNVVATDEGREVIRRVREEMQATSGALDTLDADESATLYTLLARLRPGMEKNA, from the coding sequence ATGAGCGCGACCACCCCCGCCACCCCCACGAAGCTGCAGCTCATGGAGCTGCTCGCCGCCATCGGCACGGCCCAGTGGCGCGACTTCGCGTCCGCCGCCGCGCACCACGGACTGACCTCCACCCAGGCGAAGGTCCTCGCCCAGCTGAACGGCCCGCTGCCGATGCGCGCGCTCGCCACCCTGCTGGTCTGCGACGCGTCCAACGTCACCGGGATCATCGACCGCCTGGAGGCCCGCGACCTGGTCCGCCGTGAGCCCGACCCCGCCGACCGCCGTGTGAAGAACGTCGTCGCGACCGACGAGGGCCGCGAGGTCATCCGCCGTGTCCGCGAGGAGATGCAGGCCACCAGCGGCGCGCTCGACACCCTCGACGCGGACGAGAGCGCGACCCTCTACACCCTGCTCGCCCGGCTGCGCCCGGGCATGGAGAAGAACGCCTGA
- a CDS encoding ABC transporter permease, producing the protein MSSTAPAPEPPGVDHVDERLLRTTPLKKLLARPELGSVVGAVAVFVFFSVVADSFLRASSLGTVLYAASTIGIMAVPVAMLMIGGEFDLSAGVLVTSSALISSMFSYQMTANVWVGVGVSLLVTLAIGVFNGFMLTRTKLPSFIITLGTFLMLTGLNLGLTKLISGTVSTKTIADMEGFDSARKLFASQLTIGGVEFKVTILWWFGLVALATWILLRTRFGNWIFAVGGGADAARAVGVPVYRTKIGLYMGVAFCAWISGQHLLFSFDVVQSGEGVGNELIYIIAAVIGGCLITGGYGSAIGSAVGALIFGMTSKGIVYAEWNPDWFKFFLGAMLLLATLLNAWIRKRVEATK; encoded by the coding sequence ATGAGCTCCACCGCCCCGGCGCCGGAACCGCCCGGCGTCGACCACGTCGACGAGCGGCTGCTGCGCACCACCCCGCTCAAGAAGCTGCTCGCCCGCCCCGAACTGGGCTCGGTCGTCGGCGCGGTCGCCGTCTTCGTCTTCTTCTCGGTGGTCGCCGACAGCTTCCTGCGCGCCTCCAGCCTCGGGACCGTGCTCTACGCGGCCTCGACCATCGGCATCATGGCCGTCCCGGTCGCGATGCTCATGATCGGCGGCGAGTTCGACCTCTCGGCCGGTGTCCTGGTGACCAGCTCCGCGCTGATCTCCTCGATGTTCAGCTACCAGATGACGGCGAACGTCTGGGTCGGCGTCGGGGTCTCGCTGCTCGTCACGCTGGCGATCGGCGTCTTCAACGGCTTCATGCTGACCCGTACGAAACTGCCCAGCTTCATCATCACGCTCGGCACCTTCCTCATGCTCACCGGTCTGAACCTGGGCCTCACCAAGCTCATCAGCGGCACCGTCTCCACCAAGACCATCGCCGACATGGAGGGCTTCGACTCCGCCCGCAAGCTCTTCGCCTCGCAGCTGACCATCGGCGGCGTCGAGTTCAAGGTGACCATCCTGTGGTGGTTCGGGCTCGTGGCGCTCGCCACCTGGATCCTGCTGCGCACCCGCTTCGGCAACTGGATCTTCGCGGTCGGCGGCGGCGCCGACGCGGCCCGCGCGGTCGGCGTCCCGGTCTACCGGACGAAGATCGGCCTCTACATGGGCGTGGCCTTCTGTGCCTGGATCTCGGGGCAGCACCTGCTGTTCTCCTTCGACGTCGTCCAGTCGGGCGAAGGCGTCGGCAACGAGCTGATCTACATCATCGCGGCCGTCATCGGTGGCTGTCTGATCACCGGCGGATACGGCTCCGCCATCGGCTCGGCGGTCGGCGCGCTCATCTTCGGCATGACCAGCAAGGGCATCGTGTACGCCGAGTGGAACCCGGACTGGTTCAAGTTCTTCCTGGGAGCGATGCTCCTCCTGGCGACCCTGCTGAACGCCTGGATCCGCAAGCGCGTGGAGGCCACCAAGTGA
- a CDS encoding cytochrome P450 family protein, which yields MSVIELGEYGADFTANPYPYYAKLRESGPVHEVRLPDGFQVWLVVGHEEGRAALADARFAKSPSVIGVRPPEEDIIGVHLLGADAPDHTRLRRLVAGEFTGRRVESLRPRIERLTQELADAMEPAGRADLVDAFAYPLPITVICELLGVPAEDHDTFRRWSNELVTPTGDRGHQEAMEGFGAYLDELIEDKRASGPADDLLSGLITARAEDGDRLSLTELRAMAYLLLIAGHETTVNLISNTVRNLLTHPEQLAALRADPGLLDGTIEESLRYDGPVETSTFRFTREAVTIGGTEIPAGQGVLVGIGALDRDPARFPDPDRFDIRRETRGHLAFGHGIHYCLGAPLARLEGRIALRALLDRFPGLALDPEAEPWEWLPGLLIRGVRHLPVRW from the coding sequence ATGTCCGTCATCGAACTGGGTGAGTACGGCGCGGACTTCACCGCGAACCCGTACCCCTACTACGCCAAGCTCCGGGAGTCCGGTCCCGTCCACGAGGTACGACTGCCCGACGGCTTCCAGGTCTGGCTGGTCGTCGGCCACGAGGAGGGCCGGGCGGCACTCGCCGACGCCCGGTTCGCCAAGTCCCCTTCCGTGATCGGCGTACGGCCGCCGGAGGAGGACATCATCGGCGTCCACCTGCTCGGCGCGGACGCCCCCGACCACACCCGGCTGCGCCGCCTGGTCGCCGGAGAGTTCACCGGCCGCCGGGTGGAGAGCCTGCGCCCCCGCATCGAGCGGCTCACCCAGGAACTCGCCGACGCGATGGAACCGGCCGGCCGCGCCGACCTCGTCGACGCCTTCGCCTACCCGCTGCCCATCACCGTCATCTGCGAACTCCTCGGCGTCCCCGCCGAGGACCACGACACCTTCCGCCGCTGGTCCAACGAGCTGGTCACCCCGACCGGCGACCGGGGCCACCAGGAGGCCATGGAGGGCTTCGGTGCCTATCTCGACGAACTCATCGAGGACAAGCGGGCGTCGGGGCCCGCGGACGACCTGCTCTCCGGTCTGATCACCGCCCGGGCCGAGGACGGCGACCGGCTCTCCCTCACCGAACTCCGGGCCATGGCCTATCTGCTGCTCATCGCCGGCCACGAGACGACCGTCAACCTGATCTCCAACACCGTCCGCAACCTGCTCACCCATCCCGAACAGCTCGCGGCCCTGCGCGCCGATCCCGGACTCCTGGACGGGACGATCGAGGAGTCCCTGCGGTACGACGGCCCCGTGGAGACCAGCACCTTCCGCTTCACCCGGGAGGCCGTCACCATCGGCGGTACGGAGATCCCGGCGGGCCAGGGCGTGCTCGTCGGCATCGGCGCCCTCGACCGCGACCCCGCCCGCTTCCCCGACCCCGACCGCTTCGACATCCGCCGGGAAACCCGCGGCCATCTCGCCTTCGGCCACGGCATCCACTACTGCCTCGGCGCCCCACTGGCCCGCCTGGAGGGCCGTATCGCCCTCCGTGCGCTCCTCGACCGCTTCCCCGGCCTCGCGCTCGACCCCGAGGCCGAGCCCTGGGAATGGCTCCCTGGCCTCCTCATACGGGGCGTCCGCCACCTGCCGGTCCGCTGGTGA
- a CDS encoding ROK family glucokinase — translation MSTYRDLAHRGSARGTVLRTVGTRERRSHLTAPRVPTVGIDIGGTKVMAGVVDADGNILEKLRTETPDKSKSPKVVEDTIVELVLDLSDRHDVHAVGIGAAGWVDAERATVLFAPHLAWRNEPLRDALQGRLAVPVMVDNDANTAAWAEWRFGAGRGEDHLVMITLGTGIGGAILEGGQVKRGRYGVAGEFGHMQVVPGGHRCPCGNRGCWEQYSSGNALVREARELAAADSPVAYGIIERVKGNIPDITGPLITELAREGDAMCVELLQDIGQWLGVGIANLAAALDPSCFVIGGGVSAADDLLIGPARDAFRRHLTGRGYRPEARITRAQLGPEAGMVGAADLARLVARRFRRANRRRVERYERYERYAQALRNGTSARAPRTPEDPPS, via the coding sequence ATGAGTACCTACCGTGACCTCGCGCACCGGGGATCGGCCCGGGGCACCGTGCTGCGGACCGTCGGGACCCGGGAGCGGCGCTCCCACCTGACGGCGCCCCGGGTGCCGACCGTCGGCATCGACATCGGCGGTACGAAGGTGATGGCCGGTGTCGTCGACGCCGACGGCAACATCCTGGAGAAGCTCCGCACGGAGACCCCGGACAAGTCCAAGAGCCCCAAGGTCGTCGAGGACACCATCGTCGAACTGGTCCTCGACCTCTCCGACCGGCACGATGTGCACGCCGTCGGCATCGGCGCGGCCGGCTGGGTCGACGCCGAGCGCGCCACCGTGCTCTTCGCCCCGCACCTCGCCTGGCGGAACGAGCCGCTGCGCGACGCCCTGCAGGGCCGTCTCGCCGTGCCCGTCATGGTCGACAACGACGCCAACACCGCCGCCTGGGCCGAGTGGCGCTTCGGCGCCGGGCGCGGCGAGGACCACCTCGTCATGATCACCCTCGGCACCGGCATCGGCGGCGCCATCCTGGAGGGCGGCCAGGTCAAGCGCGGCCGGTACGGGGTCGCCGGCGAGTTCGGCCATATGCAGGTCGTGCCCGGCGGGCACCGCTGCCCGTGCGGCAACCGGGGCTGCTGGGAGCAGTACAGCTCGGGCAACGCGCTGGTCCGCGAGGCCCGCGAGCTGGCCGCCGCCGACTCCCCGGTGGCGTACGGGATCATCGAGCGGGTCAAGGGGAACATCCCGGACATCACCGGACCGCTCATCACCGAGCTGGCCCGCGAGGGCGACGCCATGTGCGTCGAGCTGCTCCAGGACATCGGTCAGTGGCTCGGCGTCGGCATCGCCAACCTCGCCGCCGCGCTCGACCCCTCCTGCTTCGTCATCGGCGGCGGTGTCTCGGCCGCCGACGACCTGCTCATCGGCCCCGCCCGGGACGCCTTCCGCCGCCATCTCACCGGCCGGGGCTACCGTCCCGAGGCCCGTATCACCCGCGCCCAGCTCGGCCCCGAGGCGGGCATGGTCGGCGCCGCCGACCTCGCCCGGCTCGTCGCCCGCCGCTTCCGCCGCGCCAACCGGCGCCGGGTGGAGCGGTACGAACGGTACGAGCGCTACGCCCAGGCCCTGCGCAACGGGACCTCGGCTCGGGCCCCCCGTACCCCCGAGGACCCGCCTTCATGA
- a CDS encoding ATP-binding cassette domain-containing protein, with protein sequence MTTEATAQAAPLVELDDVSKYYGNIRALEGVSLEVRSGEISCVLGDNGAGKSTLIKIVAGLHRHDAGTFRIEGEEVTLANPRDALDRGIATVYQDLAVVPLMPVWRNFFLGSEPTRGSGPFKRLDVALMRSTTREALLRMGIDLRDVDQPIGTLSGGERQCVAIARAVHFGAKVLVLDEPTAALGVKQSGVVLKYVAAARDQGLGVVLITHNPHHAYLVGDRFVLLKRGVMAGSHTKDSVTLDELTRQMAGGTELEDLRHELERPSTP encoded by the coding sequence GTGACGACCGAAGCCACGGCGCAGGCCGCCCCGCTGGTCGAGCTCGACGACGTCAGCAAGTACTACGGCAACATCCGGGCCCTCGAAGGGGTCTCCCTGGAGGTCCGCTCCGGCGAGATCTCCTGTGTCCTCGGCGACAACGGCGCGGGGAAGTCCACCCTCATCAAGATCGTCGCCGGTCTGCACCGGCACGACGCGGGCACCTTCCGCATCGAGGGGGAGGAGGTCACCCTCGCCAACCCGCGCGACGCCCTCGACCGGGGCATCGCCACCGTCTACCAGGACCTGGCCGTGGTCCCGCTGATGCCGGTCTGGCGGAACTTCTTCCTCGGCTCCGAGCCCACCAGGGGCTCCGGCCCCTTCAAGCGGCTCGACGTCGCCCTGATGCGGTCCACGACCCGCGAGGCGCTGCTGCGCATGGGCATCGACCTGCGCGATGTCGACCAGCCGATCGGCACCCTCTCCGGCGGCGAGCGGCAGTGCGTGGCCATCGCCCGCGCCGTCCACTTCGGCGCCAAGGTCCTCGTCCTCGACGAGCCGACCGCCGCGCTCGGCGTCAAGCAGTCCGGGGTCGTCCTGAAGTACGTGGCCGCCGCCCGTGACCAGGGCCTCGGCGTGGTCCTCATCACCCACAACCCGCACCACGCCTATCTCGTCGGCGATCGTTTCGTGCTCCTCAAGCGGGGCGTGATGGCCGGCAGCCACACCAAGGACTCCGTGACGCTCGACGAGTTGACCCGGCAGATGGCCGGCGGCACCGAGCTGGAGGACCTCCGCCACGAGCTGGAGCGCCCCTCCACGCCGTAG
- a CDS encoding MFS transporter, giving the protein MSHTPAPPSADPRRETLIVFALSLAAMVVSMMQTLPVPILGLIRADLGTSAANVSWVTTATLLSAAVFTPLLGRFGDQHGKKPTLVAVLGVMVAGSVVAALATSLPLLVLGRVLQGAATAIFPLALSVLREEVRPQKLPGAMSLVSGTLAFGSGLALVATGLLTSGSGADYRNAFWMATGFAALALLAVVLLVPATRHKTGGRTDLLGALTLGLTLLLLLLPVSQGHEWGWTSARTLGSFAGSAVMAAVWVLTELKVREPLVDMRMFVHRPVLMANLAGVLVGFGMFANFLGVSYLVQMPEALTGYGFGASVLRASVEFLLPGAIVSLLASPVGGQLVRHRGPRTALAVAAALGAVGFVWLALGHGQTASVIGAGVVVGASVSFGYAAMPAVIMASVPHHQSGIANGINSISRSTGSAIGSAVVTTILASRTVEHLPAGIPPLPAESGFTLTFWIGATAFALVGLVAWLGLRARPEPRTATEAAPAADTEKVAAG; this is encoded by the coding sequence ATGAGCCACACCCCCGCGCCGCCCTCCGCCGATCCCCGGCGCGAGACGCTCATCGTCTTCGCCCTGAGCCTCGCCGCCATGGTCGTCTCGATGATGCAGACCCTGCCGGTCCCGATCCTCGGCCTCATCCGCGCCGACCTGGGCACCTCGGCCGCGAACGTGAGCTGGGTGACCACCGCGACCCTGCTCTCCGCCGCCGTCTTCACCCCGCTGCTCGGCCGCTTCGGCGACCAGCACGGAAAGAAGCCCACCCTCGTCGCCGTCCTCGGCGTCATGGTCGCCGGCTCCGTCGTCGCCGCCCTCGCGACCTCGCTGCCCCTGCTCGTCCTCGGCCGCGTCCTCCAGGGCGCCGCCACCGCGATCTTCCCGCTCGCCCTCTCCGTACTCCGCGAGGAGGTCCGCCCGCAGAAGCTGCCCGGCGCCATGTCGCTGGTCAGCGGCACCCTCGCCTTCGGCAGCGGACTCGCGCTCGTCGCGACCGGCCTGCTCACCTCGGGCTCCGGTGCCGACTACCGCAACGCCTTCTGGATGGCGACCGGCTTCGCCGCGCTCGCCCTGCTGGCCGTCGTCCTCCTCGTCCCCGCCACCCGCCACAAGACCGGCGGTCGCACCGACCTCCTCGGCGCGCTGACCCTCGGCCTCACCCTCCTGCTGCTCCTGCTGCCCGTCTCGCAGGGCCACGAGTGGGGCTGGACCTCGGCCCGCACCCTCGGCAGCTTCGCCGGGTCGGCCGTCATGGCGGCCGTCTGGGTCCTCACCGAGCTGAAGGTCCGCGAACCCCTCGTCGACATGAGGATGTTCGTCCACCGGCCCGTCCTCATGGCCAACCTGGCCGGTGTCCTCGTCGGCTTCGGCATGTTCGCGAACTTCCTGGGCGTCTCCTACCTGGTCCAGATGCCCGAGGCGCTCACCGGGTACGGCTTCGGGGCGTCCGTCCTGCGCGCCTCCGTCGAGTTCCTGCTGCCCGGCGCGATCGTCTCGCTGCTTGCCTCGCCCGTCGGCGGCCAACTGGTCCGCCACCGGGGCCCGCGCACGGCCCTGGCCGTGGCCGCCGCCCTCGGCGCGGTGGGCTTCGTCTGGCTCGCCCTGGGCCACGGGCAGACGGCTTCGGTGATCGGGGCCGGTGTGGTCGTCGGCGCCTCCGTCAGCTTCGGTTACGCGGCGATGCCGGCGGTCATCATGGCGAGCGTCCCGCACCACCAGAGCGGCATCGCCAACGGCATCAACTCCATCTCGCGCTCCACGGGCAGCGCGATCGGCAGCGCGGTGGTCACGACGATCCTGGCCTCGCGGACGGTCGAGCACCTCCCCGCGGGGATCCCGCCGCTGCCGGCGGAGTCCGGCTTCACCCTCACCTTCTGGATCGGGGCGACGGCCTTCGCCCTGGTCGGTCTGGTGGCCTGGCTCGGCCTCCGTGCCCGCCCCGAGCCCCGCACGGCCACGGAGGCCGCCCCGGCCGCCGACACCGAGAAGGTGGCCGCCGGATAG
- a CDS encoding sugar ABC transporter substrate-binding protein, which yields MTRLRTGGVRAVIGAVLALALTGALAGCSSTGGKRAEDARRAAEAQGRAAVDTPRWTVAMVTHSGDGDTFWDIVQKGAKQAAVKDNINFLYAHSDEAQQQAQLIDSYVAKGVDGLIVTLAKPDAMKAAVEKAVKAGIPVITVNSGAEQSKAYGALTHIGQDETVAGEAVGEELDKRGKKKALCVLHEQGNVGHEQRCAGAKKTFGGELVNLYVDGTNMPDVKASIEAKLQSDKAIDAVVTLGAPFADTAVQAARSAGSKAEIDTFDLNAKVASSLQAGTLGFAVDQQPYLQGYEAVDLLWLYRYNADVLGGGKPVLTGPQIITKDDAAALVGYAERGTR from the coding sequence GTGACCAGGCTTCGGACAGGAGGGGTACGCGCCGTCATCGGTGCCGTGCTCGCGCTCGCGCTCACCGGGGCGCTCGCCGGGTGCAGCAGCACCGGCGGAAAGCGGGCGGAGGACGCCCGCAGGGCAGCCGAGGCCCAGGGCAGGGCGGCCGTCGACACCCCCCGCTGGACCGTCGCCATGGTGACGCACTCCGGCGACGGCGACACCTTCTGGGACATCGTCCAGAAGGGCGCCAAGCAGGCTGCCGTCAAGGACAACATCAACTTCCTCTACGCCCACAGCGACGAGGCCCAGCAGCAGGCGCAGCTGATCGACTCGTACGTCGCCAAGGGCGTCGACGGACTGATCGTCACCCTCGCCAAGCCCGACGCCATGAAGGCCGCCGTGGAGAAGGCCGTCAAGGCCGGCATCCCGGTGATCACCGTGAACTCGGGCGCCGAGCAGTCCAAGGCGTACGGGGCGCTCACCCACATCGGCCAGGACGAGACCGTCGCCGGTGAGGCCGTCGGCGAGGAACTCGACAAGCGCGGCAAGAAGAAGGCGCTCTGCGTCCTGCACGAGCAGGGCAACGTCGGCCACGAACAGCGCTGTGCCGGCGCGAAGAAGACCTTCGGCGGCGAGCTGGTCAACCTGTACGTCGACGGCACCAACATGCCCGACGTGAAGGCGTCCATCGAGGCCAAGCTCCAGTCCGACAAGGCCATCGACGCCGTGGTCACCCTCGGCGCGCCCTTCGCCGACACCGCCGTCCAGGCGGCCAGGAGCGCGGGCAGCAAGGCCGAGATCGACACCTTCGACCTCAACGCCAAGGTCGCGAGCTCCCTCCAGGCCGGCACCCTCGGCTTCGCCGTCGACCAGCAGCCCTACCTCCAGGGCTACGAGGCCGTCGACCTGCTCTGGCTCTACCGCTACAACGCCGATGTCCTCGGCGGCGGCAAGCCGGTCCTGACCGGCCCCCAGATCATCACCAAGGACGACGCCGCCGCGCTCGTCGGGTACGCGGAGCGGGGCACCCGATGA
- a CDS encoding GntR family transcriptional regulator — MSKQSGSSLPPLSVDRSSPVPLYHQLAQQLESAVEDGTLTPGTLLGNEIDLATRLGLSRPTVRQAIQTLVDKGLLVRRRGIGTQVVQSGVRRPPELSSLYDDLDAAGGNPTTRVLVNRVEPATGPVAEALGVPEGSEVHYLERLRTAHGEPVAYLRNHLPPGLLDPDTARLETTGLYRMLRSAALTLHSARQIVGARAATAAEAALLDEREGAPLLTMERVTYDDTGRAVEYGSHLYRAARYSFEFRLMVRP, encoded by the coding sequence GTGTCCAAGCAGTCCGGCTCCTCCCTGCCCCCGCTCTCCGTGGACCGCAGCAGCCCGGTCCCGCTCTACCACCAGCTGGCCCAGCAGCTGGAGAGCGCCGTGGAGGACGGCACGCTGACCCCGGGCACCCTCCTCGGCAACGAGATCGACCTCGCCACCCGCCTCGGCCTCTCCCGGCCCACCGTCCGCCAGGCCATCCAGACCCTCGTCGACAAGGGCCTCCTGGTCCGCCGCCGGGGCATCGGCACCCAGGTCGTACAGAGCGGGGTGCGGCGCCCGCCGGAGCTCAGCAGCCTCTACGACGACCTGGACGCCGCCGGAGGGAACCCCACCACCCGGGTCCTGGTCAACCGCGTCGAACCCGCCACCGGACCGGTCGCCGAGGCCCTCGGCGTACCCGAGGGGAGCGAGGTCCACTATCTGGAGCGGCTCCGGACGGCGCACGGGGAGCCCGTCGCGTACCTCCGGAACCACCTCCCGCCCGGCCTGCTCGATCCGGACACCGCCCGTCTGGAGACCACCGGCCTCTACCGGATGCTCCGATCCGCCGCGCTCACCCTGCACAGCGCCCGGCAGATCGTGGGCGCGCGCGCCGCGACCGCCGCCGAGGCGGCGCTGCTCGACGAACGGGAAGGAGCCCCGCTGCTCACCATGGAACGCGTCACCTACGACGACACCGGCCGCGCCGTCGAGTACGGTTCCCACCTCTACCGGGCCGCCCGTTACTCCTTCGAGTTCCGGCTGATGGTCCGTCCGTAG
- a CDS encoding sigma-70 family RNA polymerase sigma factor, with product MITTGEGKGAGEAVGAAGDEVFGRMIEPFRTELLAYCYRMLGSAHDAEDLVQETYLRAWRARERYDAARNSPRTWLYRIATNACMTALEARGRRPLPSGFVAASDPLGPLVRSESAAWLQPLPDALLDAGDPAGAVIDRSTLRLAFAAALQHLSARQRGALILRDVLRFSASEAAAVLGTTTVSVNSSLQRARTRMKEAGARQEGLGEPSAAEQRAWVDRYMKAFERADVEGLRRLLTEDVLMEMPPVLNWFVGRGNYGLFMEWVFGRLGTDWRLQPVTANGQPGFAAYRRVEGGYELHTLQVFTVTTEGISRNSVFQEAEVFATFGLAPGIDD from the coding sequence GTGATCACGACCGGAGAGGGGAAGGGCGCGGGCGAGGCCGTGGGTGCGGCCGGGGACGAGGTCTTCGGCCGGATGATCGAGCCGTTCCGCACGGAGCTGCTCGCGTACTGCTACCGGATGCTCGGCTCGGCCCACGACGCCGAGGACCTGGTCCAGGAGACGTACCTGCGGGCCTGGCGGGCGCGCGAGCGGTACGACGCCGCCCGGAACTCGCCGCGCACCTGGCTCTACCGGATCGCGACGAACGCCTGCATGACCGCCCTGGAGGCCCGTGGCCGCCGACCGCTGCCCTCGGGGTTCGTGGCCGCGTCGGACCCGCTCGGGCCACTCGTCCGGAGCGAGAGCGCCGCATGGCTCCAGCCCCTCCCGGACGCCCTGCTCGACGCGGGCGACCCGGCGGGAGCGGTGATCGACCGCAGCACCCTGCGGCTGGCGTTCGCCGCCGCCCTGCAGCATCTGTCGGCCCGGCAGCGGGGTGCGCTGATCCTGCGTGATGTGCTCCGCTTCTCCGCGTCCGAGGCGGCGGCGGTCCTCGGCACCACCACCGTGTCCGTGAACAGCTCCCTCCAGCGGGCGCGTACCCGGATGAAGGAGGCCGGGGCCCGGCAGGAAGGTCTCGGCGAGCCGTCCGCCGCCGAGCAGCGCGCCTGGGTCGACCGCTACATGAAGGCGTTCGAGCGCGCCGACGTCGAGGGGCTCAGGCGGCTGCTCACCGAGGACGTGCTCATGGAGATGCCGCCGGTGCTCAACTGGTTCGTCGGACGCGGCAATTACGGACTGTTCATGGAGTGGGTCTTCGGGCGCCTGGGAACGGACTGGCGGCTCCAGCCGGTCACGGCCAACGGCCAGCCCGGGTTCGCCGCGTACCGGCGCGTCGAGGGCGGGTACGAGCTGCACACCCTCCAGGTCTTCACGGTCACCACCGAGGGGATCAGCCGGAACTCGGTGTTCCAGGAGGCCGAGGTCTTCGCGACCTTCGGTCTGGCGCCCGGAATCGACGACTAG